The following coding sequences lie in one Apium graveolens cultivar Ventura chromosome 1, ASM990537v1, whole genome shotgun sequence genomic window:
- the LOC141677205 gene encoding uncharacterized protein LOC141677205 isoform X3 has translation MTQNWSFLCGYTNIIVNGVIIVMTILNCVVYKVRQLQEAEFVEQNNRLLSLSIRGLCFRFSLDQMQQATSNFHEELVIGKGGFGKVYKGTFEPGPTVIAIKRLHSMSSQGSTEFRTEIEMLSKLRHSHLVSLIGYCDEGYEMILVYEFMPGGTLAEHLHKRARKGNTSSPPLSWVQRLQICIGAARGLDYLHTAKISDFGLSKVSPANQANTFVSTNVKGTFGYLDPYYFTTRRLTRKSDVYSFGVVLLEVLCGRPAVESSLEEEQMGLAGWAQYCLKEGILGQIIDPGINDEAFHDSLEVFVKIAFQCLHSRPRDRPTMGEVVVCLESALAVQEQYTASTLAEDSIVNHGHEINDYSFNEVYNAVHNQETRKHGAVADRGYRAEKFPRTTRKQKYVKPANITVNRNAKTTRGDNGVLNSDQSSAKYQQLTENPPVISTDRNREEIMPSLELKSFAFNDLSVATRKFHPKFMLGQGSFGCLFKGWVDENTFAAAKWGSFIRNSRNLVIAVERINQGVQGYEKCLHAEINFLGRLCHPYLIKLIGYCLEEEHRLLVYEFMPQGSLEKHLFGKDSYFQPLSWNLRISIALGAAKGLAFLHSPEVNVIHRDFRTSTILLDSKYNAKLSNFGLAKEGPEQGRTHVSTRVMGTSGYLAPEYAATGHLTKKSDVYSFGVVLLEILTGRRLTDEILATRAWAKCYLTSKHGVLYVMDVHIQGQYTVKAALRAASLALKCLSVDSKSRPDASQVVEVLEHLQNSKKYQK, from the exons ATGACACAAAACTGGTCCTTTTTATGTGGATATACAAATATAATTGTAAATGGAGTGATTATTGTCATGACAATCTTGAATTGTGTGGTTTATAAGGTCAGACAACTTCAAGAAGCAGAATTTGTGGAGCAAAACAACCGGCTCTTATCATTGTCTATACGAGGATTGTGTTTTCGCTTCTCACTTGATCAGATGCAGCAAGCAACATCTAATTTCCATGAAGAATTAGTGATTGGAAAAGGCGGGTTTGGGAAGGTTTACAAAGGTACTTTTGAACCTGGACCAACTGTAATTGCCATAAAACGGTTACATTCCATGTCCAGTCAAGGATCAACAGAATTCCGGACAGAGATTGAAATGCTTTCTAAACTTCGACATAGCCATCTAGTGTCTTTGATCGGTTATTGTGATGAAGGTTATGAAATGATTCTCGTTTATGAATTTATGCCAGGTGGCACGTTAGCTGAGCATCTTCATAAGAGGGCTAGAAAAGGTAACActtcttcaccacctctttcatgGGTTCAACGCCTCCAGATATGCATTGGAGCTGCTCGAGGACTGGATTACCTTCATACTG CTAAAATTTCAGATTTCGGATTGTCTAAAGTAAGTCCAGCAAATCAGGCAAATACATTTGTAAGTACTAATGTCAAAGGGACCTTTGGTTATTTGGATCCTTATTATTTCACAACTCGTAGACTGACAAGGAAATCCGATGTGTATTCCTTTGGTGTGGTGTTATTAGAGGTCTTGTGTGGAAGACCGGCAGTGGAAAGTAGTCTGGAAGAAGAGCAAATGGGGTTAGCTGGATGGGCACAATACTGCTTAAAGGAGGGAATCTTGGGCCAGATTATTGATCCCGGGATAAATGATGAGGCCTTTCATGATTCCTTAGAGGTGTTTGTAAAAATTGCATTCCAATGTTTGCATAGTAGACCTAGAGACCGTCCCACAATGGGTGAAGTTGTGGTTTGTCTTGAGTCTGCCTTGGCAGTGCAAGAACAGTACACAGCTTCTACTTTAGCAGAAGACTCGATTGTCAATCACGGCCATGAAATTAATGATTATTCATTTAATGAGGTATATAATGCTGTACACAACCAAGAAACTAGAAAACATGGAGCTGTTGCTGATCGTGGGTATCGAGCTGAAAAGTTTCCAAGAACAACAAGGAAACAAAAATATGTGAAGCCTGCTAATATCACTG TTAATAGAAATGCAAAAACGACCAGAGGCGATAATGGTGTACTTAATAGTGATCAAAGTTCTGCAAAATACCAACAATTAACAGAAAATCCACCGGTGATATCAACAGATAGGAACCGGGAAGAAATTATGCCGTCATTAGAGTTGAAGAGTTTTGCATTCAATGATCTTAGTGTAGCTACCAGGAAGTTTCACCCTAAATTTATGTTAGGGCAAGGTAGTTTTGGTTGTCTGTTCAAGGGTTGGGTTGACGAGAACACATTTGCTGCAGCAAAATGGGGAAGCTTCATTCGCAACTCCAGGAACCTGGTTATCGCTGTTGAGAGAATAAATCAAGGAGTCCAAGGTTACGAGAAGTGCCTGCAT GCAGAAATTAATTTTCTGGGGAGACTTTGTCATCCTTATCTTATAAAATTGATCGGGTACTGCTTAGAAGAGGAGCACCGGCTTCTAGTATATGAGTTTATGCCTCAGGGCAGCTTGGAAAAGCATCTATTTGGGA AGGATTCTTACTTCCAACCGCTCTCATGGAATCTTCGTATCAGTATTGCTCTTGGTGCAGCCAAGGGGCTTGCATTTCTTCACAGTCCAGAAGTCAATGTGATTCATCGTGATTTTAGAACATCCACTATATTACTTGATTCT AAGTACAATGCAAAGCTCTCCAATTTCGGGTTGGCAAAAGAAGGACCAGAGCAAGGAAGAACCCATGTTTCTACAAGAGTTATGGGAACATCCGGTTATCTAGCTCCAGAATATGCTGCTACAG GTCATCTTACAAAGAAAAGTGATGTCTACAGCTTTGGTGTTGTTCTCCTAGAAATATTGACGGGACGAAGACTGACTGACGAGATTCTTGCAACAAGGGCATGGGCTAAGTGTTACCTTACCAGCAAGCATGGGGTTTTGTATGTCATGGATGTTCACATCCAAGGTCAATATACTGTCAAAGCAGCACTAAGAGCTGCTTCACTCGCACTTAAATGCCTTTCTGTAGATTCTAAATCAAGACCTGATGCAAGCCAGGTAGTAGAAGTATTGGAGCATCTTCAGAACTCAAAAAAATATCAGAAGTGA
- the LOC141677205 gene encoding uncharacterized protein LOC141677205 isoform X4 codes for MVRQLQEAEFVEQNNRLLSLSIRGLCFRFSLDQMQQATSNFHEELVIGKGGFGKVYKGTFEPGPTVIAIKRLHSMSSQGSTEFRTEIEMLSKLRHSHLVSLIGYCDEGYEMILVYEFMPGGTLAEHLHKRARKGNTSSPPLSWVQRLQICIGAARGLDYLHTGTGNQHRIIHRDVKTTNILLDENYAAKISDFGLSKVSPANQANTFVSTNVKGTFGYLDPYYFTTRRLTRKSDVYSFGVVLLEVLCGRPAVESSLEEEQMGLAGWAQYCLKEGILGQIIDPGINDEAFHDSLEVFVKIAFQCLHSRPRDRPTMGEVVVCLESALAVQEQYTASTLAEDSIVNHGHEINDYSFNEVYNAVHNQETRKHGAVADRGYRAEKFPRTTRKQKYVKPANITVNRNAKTTRGDNGVLNSDQSSAKYQQLTENPPVISTDRNREEIMPSLELKSFAFNDLSVATRKFHPKFMLGQGSFGCLFKGWVDENTFAAAKWGSFIRNSRNLVIAVERINQGVQGYEKCLHAEINFLGRLCHPYLIKLIGYCLEEEHRLLVYEFMPQGSLEKHLFGKDSYFQPLSWNLRISIALGAAKGLAFLHSPEVNVIHRDFRTSTILLDSKYNAKLSNFGLAKEGPEQGRTHVSTRVMGTSGYLAPEYAATGHLTKKSDVYSFGVVLLEILTGRRLTDEILATRAWAKCYLTSKHGVLYVMDVHIQGQYTVKAALRAASLALKCLSVDSKSRPDASQVVEVLEHLQNSKKYQK; via the exons GTCAGACAACTTCAAGAAGCAGAATTTGTGGAGCAAAACAACCGGCTCTTATCATTGTCTATACGAGGATTGTGTTTTCGCTTCTCACTTGATCAGATGCAGCAAGCAACATCTAATTTCCATGAAGAATTAGTGATTGGAAAAGGCGGGTTTGGGAAGGTTTACAAAGGTACTTTTGAACCTGGACCAACTGTAATTGCCATAAAACGGTTACATTCCATGTCCAGTCAAGGATCAACAGAATTCCGGACAGAGATTGAAATGCTTTCTAAACTTCGACATAGCCATCTAGTGTCTTTGATCGGTTATTGTGATGAAGGTTATGAAATGATTCTCGTTTATGAATTTATGCCAGGTGGCACGTTAGCTGAGCATCTTCATAAGAGGGCTAGAAAAGGTAACActtcttcaccacctctttcatgGGTTCAACGCCTCCAGATATGCATTGGAGCTGCTCGAGGACTGGATTACCTTCATACTGGTACTGGCAATCAGCACAGAATTATACACCGTGATGTAAAGACCACTAACATTTTACTGGATGAAAATTATGCAGCTAAAATTTCAGATTTCGGATTGTCTAAAGTAAGTCCAGCAAATCAGGCAAATACATTTGTAAGTACTAATGTCAAAGGGACCTTTGGTTATTTGGATCCTTATTATTTCACAACTCGTAGACTGACAAGGAAATCCGATGTGTATTCCTTTGGTGTGGTGTTATTAGAGGTCTTGTGTGGAAGACCGGCAGTGGAAAGTAGTCTGGAAGAAGAGCAAATGGGGTTAGCTGGATGGGCACAATACTGCTTAAAGGAGGGAATCTTGGGCCAGATTATTGATCCCGGGATAAATGATGAGGCCTTTCATGATTCCTTAGAGGTGTTTGTAAAAATTGCATTCCAATGTTTGCATAGTAGACCTAGAGACCGTCCCACAATGGGTGAAGTTGTGGTTTGTCTTGAGTCTGCCTTGGCAGTGCAAGAACAGTACACAGCTTCTACTTTAGCAGAAGACTCGATTGTCAATCACGGCCATGAAATTAATGATTATTCATTTAATGAGGTATATAATGCTGTACACAACCAAGAAACTAGAAAACATGGAGCTGTTGCTGATCGTGGGTATCGAGCTGAAAAGTTTCCAAGAACAACAAGGAAACAAAAATATGTGAAGCCTGCTAATATCACTG TTAATAGAAATGCAAAAACGACCAGAGGCGATAATGGTGTACTTAATAGTGATCAAAGTTCTGCAAAATACCAACAATTAACAGAAAATCCACCGGTGATATCAACAGATAGGAACCGGGAAGAAATTATGCCGTCATTAGAGTTGAAGAGTTTTGCATTCAATGATCTTAGTGTAGCTACCAGGAAGTTTCACCCTAAATTTATGTTAGGGCAAGGTAGTTTTGGTTGTCTGTTCAAGGGTTGGGTTGACGAGAACACATTTGCTGCAGCAAAATGGGGAAGCTTCATTCGCAACTCCAGGAACCTGGTTATCGCTGTTGAGAGAATAAATCAAGGAGTCCAAGGTTACGAGAAGTGCCTGCAT GCAGAAATTAATTTTCTGGGGAGACTTTGTCATCCTTATCTTATAAAATTGATCGGGTACTGCTTAGAAGAGGAGCACCGGCTTCTAGTATATGAGTTTATGCCTCAGGGCAGCTTGGAAAAGCATCTATTTGGGA AGGATTCTTACTTCCAACCGCTCTCATGGAATCTTCGTATCAGTATTGCTCTTGGTGCAGCCAAGGGGCTTGCATTTCTTCACAGTCCAGAAGTCAATGTGATTCATCGTGATTTTAGAACATCCACTATATTACTTGATTCT AAGTACAATGCAAAGCTCTCCAATTTCGGGTTGGCAAAAGAAGGACCAGAGCAAGGAAGAACCCATGTTTCTACAAGAGTTATGGGAACATCCGGTTATCTAGCTCCAGAATATGCTGCTACAG GTCATCTTACAAAGAAAAGTGATGTCTACAGCTTTGGTGTTGTTCTCCTAGAAATATTGACGGGACGAAGACTGACTGACGAGATTCTTGCAACAAGGGCATGGGCTAAGTGTTACCTTACCAGCAAGCATGGGGTTTTGTATGTCATGGATGTTCACATCCAAGGTCAATATACTGTCAAAGCAGCACTAAGAGCTGCTTCACTCGCACTTAAATGCCTTTCTGTAGATTCTAAATCAAGACCTGATGCAAGCCAGGTAGTAGAAGTATTGGAGCATCTTCAGAACTCAAAAAAATATCAGAAGTGA